cttggggagTAAGGGACCTCCtttggctcagtttcctcatctgcaaaatggataCTATACAAGCAGCCAGCTGCCTTCCGGGGCTATCGGGATGATTAAATAATTTCAGGGTCGTGGAGTGCTCAGTGGAGGCCCTAGCCCAGAGTGCTCATTTCCTCCAGCACAAGCCTCTGCATCCGCACACCACGCCCCCCACACTCCCCAACACACTCCACACACACtcagaagggaggagaagggacagagattCCCCCAGGACGGCCCCAAGCTCTGGGCGTGCCTCAGTTCCCCCACAAGCACAGGTACCACCACAGTCACCATGTTTATTGGATCCATACTTTGGCAGGGGAGGGGTAAGCTGTCGGGACGACTCAGAGCAGGACGCAAAAGAGGCGCTTGTCGCGGAAGGGGTTCTCTGCGGCGGGTACTGGCGTCACCAGCGGGTCATCTTTGGCGTGCGTCTCGCAGAAGGCCAGGAGCTCGGCCGCCGCCTGCGACACCTGCGGGCGCCCGCGGGATGTCTGTCCTCCGCCCaaggccccgcctcctgcccgggcccgcccccagcctcccccctgcCCTTCTGGCCACGCCCCCTGTCCGAGCCCCTCCCCCGGGTCCAGCCCAGTTCCGAAGGGAATCTTCCCACGGGCACCACCCCCAACAGCGCCCGGTCCAGACCCCAGCCCCGGAGCCCCcgccttcctcccacccccaccccgcaccttCAAGCGGTCGATGTTCACCTCCAGCTTCAGCTGTTCCACGGTCTTGCGGGCCTCCGCGATCTTGGCCATGTTGTTGGACATGGCTGAGGGCGGGCAAGACTTTAAAAgccaggagggagtgggggactgAGAGGGTTAGGCTAGGGCAAGTCTGGGTCCCCAGGTAAGGGTGGCAGCGGTAGTGGGACCCGGATATAGGGTTGTGGATGGAAGAGCGTACGAATGGGGTGCCCAGAGGTGGAGAAAGggacaggaaaacagagaaaaaggaggaatcAAGAGACGTACAGATGGGGGACCAAGAGTCAGGCCAAAGGAGGGACCAAAGAACAGGGAGGAGAGGTGTAAGGAGAGATGGTGGAGGGGCACATAAGATGGGGTACCTAGAGTCAGGTGGAGGGAAGGacaaagaggggagagggaaggcaggagggaggcacAGATGCAAGGCCGtcaggcaggtggagggagggaccGAAGAACAGGGCCACAGGTGCAGGATCAAGAGCCAGGTGTCCTCAGCCCCCAGGGATAGAGCAGGAGCCAGGAGGGGGGCCCTCCCCAGGCCAATTACCGGTGGCTCCGGGGAGAACAAGGAATTAAGATCGCGGCGGGAAAGGCTCAGAGGGGGCCTCATTAGGGCCTTGGCAGCAGCTGCCCCCTCCGGCCCCCTTGGGGAGCTCCCCTACCCCAGCCCTGGCCACCTCAAAGGCTCCTCTGCTCATTAGCAGCCAGagagagggctgggggtgg
This genomic window from Ursus arctos isolate Adak ecotype North America unplaced genomic scaffold, UrsArc2.0 scaffold_19, whole genome shotgun sequence contains:
- the GNG8 gene encoding guanine nucleotide-binding protein G(I)/G(S)/G(O) subunit gamma-8 translates to MSNNMAKIAEARKTVEQLKLEVNIDRLKVSQAAAELLAFCETHAKDDPLVTPVPAAENPFRDKRLFCVLL